Within the Maribacter sp. BPC-D8 genome, the region TTTAAAACCTACCATGATTTAGGTGCCCGTTATATTTCTTTGGCTCATAATGGACATAGTCAATTTTCAGATTCCAATACCGGTGAAGCTGATGATGTATGGTTGCATAACGGATTAAGTGATTTAGGCAAGCAAGCTGTAGTAGAAATGAATAAGCTAGGTATAATGATAGATGTTTCGCACCCTTCAAAAGAAGCCATGAAACAAATGATCGCATTATCAAAAGCACCGATAATAGCATCTCATTCATCTGCAAGGGCATTATGTGACCATAGTCGAAACTTAGATGACGAGCAATTAATGATGATGAAAGAAAATGGCGGTGTAGTACAAACCGTGGCGTTTAGCTCGTACTTAAATACTGAAAAACATGATGCTAGAGCTGCCTACATGAAATCTATTTATGAAAAAGTAGCTGATTCTTTAGATATTGCTTGGTACGAGCGTTCTCAGTTCTCGAGTCTATCTGATGCTGATAAAGAAGCCTTTATGGAAAACTACCCAAAGGTTTTAAAAATAGGAAAGGAATTGGTTGTCAACAAGTCTGACGCTCCAGAAGCTGTAAATGTTTCAGATTTCGTAGATCATATAGATTATATGGTAAAGTTAATCGGTATCGATTACGTTGGTATTAGTTCTGACTTTGATGGTGGCGGTGGAATTGAGGGGTGGAACGATGCTTCTGAAACCTTCAATGTAACCCTAGAACTTGTAGAACGTGGCTATTCTGAAGAAGATATCGCAAAATTGTGGGGAGGTAACCTTATGAGAGTACTTGATCAAGTACAAGAAATAGCTAAAAAAATGGGTGAGAGCTAATGCTCCTCACCCATTGCCGCTAGGCGATCTTTTACAAATTCTATTTTAGTTTTACCGTGTGCTGCAGGTTTTCCGTTTTCACCAAGGTTTACCATAATAATATTGTCTACGGTAACAATTGTTTCATGATTCATTTTATTACGAACCTCGCAATTTAGGGTTAAAGATGTTTTACCAAACTTTACTACTTCGATACCAATTTCAATAACATCACCTTTAACGGCAGCGCTCATGAAATTAATTTCTGACATATATTTAGTAACCACTTTACCATTTTCTAATTGAATTATGGCGTAAAGTGCAGCTTCTTCATCTATCCAAGCTAATAATCGACCTCCAAACAATGTTCCGTTAGAATTCAAATCACCAGGCTTTACTAATTTTCTAGTATGAAATCTCATAGTCTCTTTTTTTGAAAATTTACTTTGCAAAGTTATGTCTAAAAATTCTCAACAGCACAATTTTGAAGTTATATGCAGCCCGATTTACCAATTGTAACAATTGTGTATTTAATACTTTACAAATTAACAATTGTCTCTAGATAGAATTATGATAACCCTAATTTCTACCCCTATTTTTTGCCTTGACCGACTTTGTTCATAACAGGTTAAAAACTTATGTAAAGGGTTAAGCAGGCATTTTATCTAATACGTACCTTTAAGTAAAATCAAAATATAATGGACAGGACACAGAAATTGCAATCAATTCGACCAACAATTGCCTCTGCCAAAATAATGCCCAACATGAGCGAAGACGAACGTTTTCAGAATGAAACGTTACGCCCAATTCTTAAACTTCAAAATGATTTACTATTGGCTTCTTTTCAGAATTATATCATCAAAATGAAGAATACATTTTACGAGCTCAAGCTTGAAAAACGTATAGATTACATTACCAAAGCCATTCAAAAAGATATAAAATATAGAAATTCTTTAAAGGGAATGATTATAGGTCAATTTACAATTGAAGAATATGAAGCTTATGTACAAAACTCATCAGCGCTTAATAAACGTATGATTAATATGGTCGTAAAAAGAATTCAAGATCAAATTCAATATTTTGAAAAATATGACCTAATCCAAAAGTGATTCGCCATTTAGGTTAGTGGTTAGAATATTACTCATTAGATCGAAATAAGGGCGTATTGCTACAAAACTCTCGTCTACCTTATTAGCAAAATCATCAGATAAGACTTCTTTATCGGTAAAATTCCTAACGAAAATAAATTGCTTTTTACGTATAAATTCAATGTTAGGGTCTTCCTTATCAAAACCTTTAGGGGCAGTTTTTAATTCATCGCCAACTAATGGTCCCCAGATAGCTTTAAATTTTTTATCATCGATAATGTCTGTCAAATCAGTGGTATCTATCTCCCACTCTTTTCTAATACGCAACAAGTCTTCTTTTTCAGGATTCCAGAATCCCACGGCAACAAAGCTATTACCGGGTGCTACCTGTAAGTAGTACCCACCTCTACGATGTTTACCCGCTCTAGAGAAAGATGCTGATAAATTACTTTTATATGGAGTTTTGTTTTTAGAAAAACGAACATCCCTATAAATTCTAAATACTTTTAATTTTTCAATTTCATCATGTGTCTTTAGTTTTTCAAATACATGATTGAAAAAACTTTTTACTTTAGTTTCCTCCGCTTTAAATTCTGCTTTATGTTCTGTAAACCAATCTCGATTATTATTTTTCTTTAGCTTATCCAAAAATTGAAAAGTGCTTTTTGTAATCTTCGTTTCTAACATTCGACTTACCTGTTGTGATTTTAAGCTAAAGTTAACCATTAGATGAGAAGTACTTTTACTTATTTGGTTAATTTTGATGAACTAATGAAGACCCATGGACCATCGATCTATAATCGAAAAGATTAACACCCACAAAAAACAACCGAATTTAAGATTTCGCTTAAAAAAGAATACGGAGAAATTTACCGACCTTCTTTTTTATATGTTGTTTGATATTGAAACACCAGTAGCAGAAAGTTTAGATACACTTGAAAAACAGTTTGATGAACTTGTAGATTTAGCCTGCTGGGAAAGCGATAAACCTTGTAAGAAGGTTTGGGAGAATTATGTAGAGAAACTACCTTTAGTTCTTGAGAGCTTAAACCTTGATGCTGAAGCGACGGTAAATTGTGATCCCGCCTCATTATCTATTGAAGAAGTCTATATGGCTTACCCTGGTTTTTATGCCATTTCAGTATATAGGTTAGCTCATGAATTATACAAAATTGGTTTTCCGTTGATGCCAAGATTAATGACGGAATATGCGCATAGGCAAACTGGTGTCGATATTAACCCAGGTGCACAAATAGGGAAGTCTTTTCATATTGACCATGGTACCGGAGTTGTAATTGGGGAAACTGCCATTATAAAGAATGATGTCAAAATATACCAAGGGGTAACTTTGGGCGGACTCTTTGTTGCTAAAAAATTACAGCAAACCAAACGTCACCCAACCATAGATAATAACGTAACTATTTACGCAAATGCCACTATTTTAGGTGGCGATACTATTATTGGTGCAAACAGTATAATCGGCGGAAACGCTTGGATAACCGCATCTGTACCACCAAATTCAACAGTTTTTCACACACCTGAAATTAAAATTAAAACATTACCGCATGTCTAATACCTTATTATCTCTTATTGGCAATACTCCGCTAGTAAAGTCACGAGTTCTAAATACAAACCCTAATGTTTCTATTTATTTTAAATTAGAGGGGCATAACCCAGGTGGTAGTGTAAAAGATCGTGCAGCATACAACATGATTAAAACCGGTTTTGACAATGGCGATTTTACCGTCAATGACAAATTAATAGAAGCCACCAGTGGAAATACCGGTATTGCCTTAGCTATGATTGCGGGCGTTTACGGACTTGACATTGAACTGGTAATGCCAGAGAATGCTACTAGAGAACGCGTACAGACCATGAGAGCGTATGGTGCCAAAGTAACTTTAACCTCTAAAGATGTAGGTATTGAAGGTGCACGAGATTACGCAGAAAGTAAGGTTGCCAACGAAGGTTATATAATGATGAACCAATTCGGAAATGAAAATAATTGGAAAGCACATTATAAAACTACAGGTCCGGAGATATGGAAAGATACCGATGGTAAAGTCACCCACTTTGTTTCGTCAATGGGTACAACCGGTACTATAATGGGTACTTCTACCTATTTAAAAGAACAAAATAGCGACATACAAATCGTTGGCGTACAGCCAAGCGACAATGCTAGCATACCAGGTATAAGAAAATGGCCTCAAGAATACTTGCCAAAAATATTCAACCCAAAGAAAGTAGACCGCATCATGGAAGTCAATGAATTGGAAGCCAAAACTATGGCTAGAAGATTGGCAAAAGAAGAAGGGATATTCTCTGGTATGAGCAGTGGCGGTGCTGCAACAGTTGCTTTGCGCCTAGCTCAAGAAATAGATCATGGTGTAATTGTTTCTATAGTTTGTGATCGCGGAGATCGCTACTTATCATCAGATTTATTTGAACTATAATATTTTTCAAAATAGGATATAAAAAAAGAGCCGTCTACACGGCTCTTTTTTGTTTTATTAAATATGCTATAAAACTTTACAATTATTATATATTCTAAATATAGAATAAGGTTTTACAACCACTTTTTCTTTTTAAAATAAAACATCATTCCTATAAAAAGAATAATCATTACAGCCCATACCACGTAGTAGCCGTATTTATAATGAAGCTCTGGCATATGATCAAAGTTCATACCGTAGACACCGGCAATAAACGTAAGCGGAATAAATATAGACGCCATTATGGTCAAAACCTTCATGACCTCGTTCATCTTATTGCTCATATTACTCATATACATCTCCATTAAGCTCATAGACATCTCACGATAAATCTGTAAATTTTCGTTTATTTCAATGGTGTGATCCAATACATCGCGCAAGAATAGTTTAGTGTCTTTGGTAATAAGCTGATTTTCTGTATCAATTAACCTGCTAATCAATTCTTTAACGGGAAATACCCATCGCCTAATCTTTAATACCTCTTTTTTTAACTGCTGTATATTTTTAGCAACTATCGGCTCAGGATTTTGATACACCTCTTCTTCTAAATTCTCAATTCTATTATTAAGATTTTCTATAGCTAAGAAGTAATTATCGACAATGGCATCTAGTAAGGCGAAAAATAAGTAATCAGCTCCCCTAGTTCGTATACGACCAAGTTTACCGGTAATACGATCACGCAATCCGTCAAAAACATCTGCTTTAACTTCTTGAAAAACCAAAACGGTATTCTCATGCAGAACAAGTGCTATATGTTCACCTATAATTTCATCTTCATCAGAAATGTATAGCATGCGAAAGATTCCGAAAATATAATCTTCGTATTCATCTATTTTAGGGCGCTGTTCGGTATTAACGATATCTTCAAGCACTAAAGGATTCAAATTAAAGTGCTTACCTATTCTTTCAATAAATGGTTCATCTGTAATACCAACAACATTGATCCATGAAATTTTGTCGGCTCGCTCTTCTTTAAAAAACTGATCCAAGTTTGCAAATTCATTAGTTTCAAAACCATCAGCATTATAGGTGGTGCTATAGATTAAACTATCACTTCGCTCCTTATCACCCATGTAACTTATGGTTCCTGGTGCTTTACCAAGCTTATTATGCTGCCGAGACTTTTTCTTTTTACGTTTTGGGAAGTTGAGCTTCTTATTTACAGCCATGAACAATTTTTTATAAATATATTAAAACTATAAACTATTTATTAAAGTCAAGTTTGTTTAAAATTAAACCTGAACCTGGTGCAATACTATTTAGTTTATAGGTGGATCCAGTAACTAAAGATGCCTTAATTTCTTCTAAGCTAAGCTCGTGTTTACCAAGTTGCACTAATGCCCCCATTATCATGCGAATTTGATATCTCATAAATCCCTTTCCTTCAATTTTTAAAATATAACTATGCTCTGGAAAAAAATTGGCTGTTAAAATATCATTAGCTACAATAGTGCATCCTTCAATTTCTCTAACTGCGATGGTCGTGGGTTTTAAAGATGCTGTATAAACACTAAAATCATGCTTACCTACAAACAGAGAAGCTCCCTCTTTCATTAACTCCAAATCTAGCTCATCTATATAATTGGTTATAAAAGGTGCGCTAAACGGGTGATTCTTGCATCCGAAAGAAAAGAAGTAATTATACTCCTTCGTTTTACTATCCTTTATAATATTAAAATCTTTACCAATAGGTTCAATAGAAAGCAATCGAATATCTGAAGGCAAATTTTTATTGAAATCTTTTAAGAAAATAGCTAAGTCTAACAATTGTTCTTCAACAAAAAGTTCAAATGCACCATCTAATGAAGAAACCTTAGCATCGGTTCTACCTGCACCCAATATTTTAAAGGGACTTTCGGGGTATAAAAAGGTAAATGTTTTATTGAGCATACCTACAATAGTACGTAGCTTAGGTTGCACTTGCCAACCATTAAATCTAAAGCCCAAATACTGCAGACGTACCAAATAACAAAAACGCTGTTTCTTCATAGTGTAAATGTAATTACATTATAATCATTACTAAACACCTCGTTTAAATTCTCTTCATCTACTTTTAATAACATTCCTTATTTTACGTGGTAATTACATTATACATTCCTACACTATTATTATAGGTAAATTATTGTTAATGTTCATAAAAAACAGTAATATTAAGGTATGGTTTACTTAAAATCAGGGTCTTGAACAACAAAGTTAACCGTTCATCGAATTGTTTTAAGTAATACAATAGCTTCCCCGTAATTGCATCGAAAATAAGGTTCTCCCGAACCCATGAAAACTAAATTTTATGAATTCTATCAAAGGATTATTTACTTGGAAGCGAACATTAATTGTATCTATTGTTGTGCTTTTTTTACTGAACATCTTTAGTTTTTACGGGTTATACACCAATAAATTTTATTTTTTCAAAATAGAAAACTACATCTTTCCTATTTTATCAGTTATTCACTTGGTATTTTTATATGTACTATGGTTTAAGATAAGTGAGAACGAATTGAGTGATCCACCAATGCGAACCTTAGAATATGTACTTTACGCGATATCATTGGTATACATATATAAAATGGTTGAGACAATTATAGTATTGTCTAGCTATTCTGATTTTGAGAATCATCTTATACCGAGTACATTTTTACCTCTCGGATTTGTAATGATAGCCTTATATGCGGTGTTATTACTAGTAACATTTTTAGCCATTGCATATAGAAAAGAAATGGTAGGCACTTATATATTTGACGACATGAACCAACATGTGGATCATTGGAATAATTAAAAATCAATAAAATATACAGACCTCGATAAGAAATTATCGAGGTTTTTTTTTGCCCTAAAGTTTTTGACAACCCTATGATTAGATGCCTATAAACAGGAATAATTATTTGATGTTCATGTAATTATCAAAATATTATGCGACCTACTAAGAAGCAAAATCACCTTGTAAAAACTGTTTTTCTTTAAATGTGATTTTTCTGTGATACTTTTTTTCTTTATTCGTAACTGATTATGAAACGTATACTTATTATTGAGGATGATCCTGAAATCATTAAGCTATTAGAACTGCATCTTTCAGATGTTAGTTATGAAACCACTATGGCGATGGACGGCAACAAAGGGCTAAAATTAGCTCTCGAAAACGATTACGAGCTAATTCTATTAGATCTTACCCTACCTGGCTTAGACGGAGTTGAGATTTGTAGAAAGCTACGTGCTACTAAAAATACGCCCGTAATTATGTTGACCGCTAAATCTGAAGAGATAGATAGAGTCTTAGGTTTAGAGATAGGTGCAGATGATTATATGACGAAGCCCTTTAGTATTAGAGAGCTTTTGGCAAGAATAAAAGCAGTACTTCGAAGATCAAATAAAGTGGAAACGAAACAGCCAGATACTTCAATTATATTGGCAGAAGGACTTTCAATTGATATTGATAAGCGAAAAGTGGTCTTAGGTGACTACAAAATAGAATTATCACCCAAAGAGTTTGAATTATTGGTG harbors:
- a CDS encoding dipeptidase produces the protein MKQFIYLLCVISVISCGEKKEKIEETTLEKAHRIHDAVITIDTHNDINVKNFVDSVNYSQRLDNQVNLPKMKEGGLDVTWLIVYTGQDTLTDDGGYAKAKENAMSKFEAIHKLCEEIAPEEIELALTSADVQRIVGAGKKAAMIGVENAYPIGTDLTQFKTYHDLGARYISLAHNGHSQFSDSNTGEADDVWLHNGLSDLGKQAVVEMNKLGIMIDVSHPSKEAMKQMIALSKAPIIASHSSARALCDHSRNLDDEQLMMMKENGGVVQTVAFSSYLNTEKHDARAAYMKSIYEKVADSLDIAWYERSQFSSLSDADKEAFMENYPKVLKIGKELVVNKSDAPEAVNVSDFVDHIDYMVKLIGIDYVGISSDFDGGGGIEGWNDASETFNVTLELVERGYSEEDIAKLWGGNLMRVLDQVQEIAKKMGES
- a CDS encoding acyl-CoA thioesterase, whose amino-acid sequence is MRFHTRKLVKPGDLNSNGTLFGGRLLAWIDEEAALYAIIQLENGKVVTKYMSEINFMSAAVKGDVIEIGIEVVKFGKTSLTLNCEVRNKMNHETIVTVDNIIMVNLGENGKPAAHGKTKIEFVKDRLAAMGEEH
- a CDS encoding glyoxalase → MDRTQKLQSIRPTIASAKIMPNMSEDERFQNETLRPILKLQNDLLLASFQNYIIKMKNTFYELKLEKRIDYITKAIQKDIKYRNSLKGMIIGQFTIEEYEAYVQNSSALNKRMINMVVKRIQDQIQYFEKYDLIQK
- a CDS encoding DUF2461 domain-containing protein encodes the protein MLETKITKSTFQFLDKLKKNNNRDWFTEHKAEFKAEETKVKSFFNHVFEKLKTHDEIEKLKVFRIYRDVRFSKNKTPYKSNLSASFSRAGKHRRGGYYLQVAPGNSFVAVGFWNPEKEDLLRIRKEWEIDTTDLTDIIDDKKFKAIWGPLVGDELKTAPKGFDKEDPNIEFIRKKQFIFVRNFTDKEVLSDDFANKVDESFVAIRPYFDLMSNILTTNLNGESLLD
- the epsC gene encoding serine O-acetyltransferase EpsC — protein: MDHRSIIEKINTHKKQPNLRFRLKKNTEKFTDLLFYMLFDIETPVAESLDTLEKQFDELVDLACWESDKPCKKVWENYVEKLPLVLESLNLDAEATVNCDPASLSIEEVYMAYPGFYAISVYRLAHELYKIGFPLMPRLMTEYAHRQTGVDINPGAQIGKSFHIDHGTGVVIGETAIIKNDVKIYQGVTLGGLFVAKKLQQTKRHPTIDNNVTIYANATILGGDTIIGANSIIGGNAWITASVPPNSTVFHTPEIKIKTLPHV
- the cysM gene encoding cysteine synthase CysM, with the protein product MSNTLLSLIGNTPLVKSRVLNTNPNVSIYFKLEGHNPGGSVKDRAAYNMIKTGFDNGDFTVNDKLIEATSGNTGIALAMIAGVYGLDIELVMPENATRERVQTMRAYGAKVTLTSKDVGIEGARDYAESKVANEGYIMMNQFGNENNWKAHYKTTGPEIWKDTDGKVTHFVSSMGTTGTIMGTSTYLKEQNSDIQIVGVQPSDNASIPGIRKWPQEYLPKIFNPKKVDRIMEVNELEAKTMARRLAKEEGIFSGMSSGGAATVALRLAQEIDHGVIVSIVCDRGDRYLSSDLFEL
- the corA gene encoding magnesium/cobalt transporter CorA, which translates into the protein MAVNKKLNFPKRKKKKSRQHNKLGKAPGTISYMGDKERSDSLIYSTTYNADGFETNEFANLDQFFKEERADKISWINVVGITDEPFIERIGKHFNLNPLVLEDIVNTEQRPKIDEYEDYIFGIFRMLYISDEDEIIGEHIALVLHENTVLVFQEVKADVFDGLRDRITGKLGRIRTRGADYLFFALLDAIVDNYFLAIENLNNRIENLEEEVYQNPEPIVAKNIQQLKKEVLKIRRWVFPVKELISRLIDTENQLITKDTKLFLRDVLDHTIEINENLQIYREMSMSLMEMYMSNMSNKMNEVMKVLTIMASIFIPLTFIAGVYGMNFDHMPELHYKYGYYVVWAVMIILFIGMMFYFKKKKWL
- a CDS encoding tRNA pseudouridine synthase A — translated: MKKQRFCYLVRLQYLGFRFNGWQVQPKLRTIVGMLNKTFTFLYPESPFKILGAGRTDAKVSSLDGAFELFVEEQLLDLAIFLKDFNKNLPSDIRLLSIEPIGKDFNIIKDSKTKEYNYFFSFGCKNHPFSAPFITNYIDELDLELMKEGASLFVGKHDFSVYTASLKPTTIAVREIEGCTIVANDILTANFFPEHSYILKIEGKGFMRYQIRMIMGALVQLGKHELSLEEIKASLVTGSTYKLNSIAPGSGLILNKLDFNK
- a CDS encoding response regulator transcription factor; amino-acid sequence: MKRILIIEDDPEIIKLLELHLSDVSYETTMAMDGNKGLKLALENDYELILLDLTLPGLDGVEICRKLRATKNTPVIMLTAKSEEIDRVLGLEIGADDYMTKPFSIRELLARIKAVLRRSNKVETKQPDTSIILAEGLSIDIDKRKVVLGDYKIELSPKEFELLVLMASNPGRNYTRTELLNIIWGYNFEGYEHTVNSHINRLRAKIESDMANPNYILTTWGVGYKFNEEIMA